Proteins from one Anopheles nili chromosome 2, idAnoNiliSN_F5_01, whole genome shotgun sequence genomic window:
- the LOC128730537 gene encoding CDP-diacylglycerol--inositol 3-phosphatidyltransferase: MEAKQEQENIYLFVPNIIGYARIVLAIVSFYYMPTDYVIASWCYIVSVLLDALDGHAARHFNQSTKFGAMLDQLTDRCGTCGLLVTLSYFYPKYMFWFQLSMAIDVACHWFYLHTTVLQGKTSHKFIDMSGNPIMRVYYTNRTVLGFMCLFNELFYAALYLLHFTPGPLLLGFSTFKLLAIVSFPVAVVKTGISVIHGFVASCNIGVIDVAERAALREREANKKPQ, encoded by the exons ATGGAAGCTAAGCAAGAGCaggaaaatatttatcttttCGTGCCGAACATCATCG GTTACGCGCGGATCGTACTAGCGATCGTTTCCTTTTACTACATGCCAACGGACTATGTGATCGCTAGCTGGTGTTATATCGTCAGCGTGCTGCTCGACGCACTCGATGGTCATGCGGCGCGGCATTTCAACCAGT CCACTAAATTTGGCGCCATGCTCGACCAGCTTACCGATCGGTGCGGCACCTGCGGCCTGCTGGTGACCCTAAGCTACTTCTACCCAAAGTACATGTTCTGGTTCCAGCTTTCGATGGCGATCGATGTGGCTTGCCACTGGTTTTATCTCCACAC cACTGTCCTGCAGGGCAAAACATCCCACAAGTTCATCGACATGTCCGGTAATCCGATTATGCGCGTTTACTACACCAACCGCACCGTGCTCGGCTTCATGTGTCTGTTCAACGAGCTGTTCTACGCTGCACTCTATCTGCTGCACTTCACACCGGGTCCGTTGCTGTTGGGCTTCTCCACGTTCAAGCTGCTCGCCATCGTTTCCTTCCCGGTAGCGGTCGTCAAAACGGGCATCTCGGTGATTCACGGATTCGTGGCCAGCTGCAACATTGGCGTGATCGATGTTGCCGAACGTGCAGCtctgcgagagcgagaggcTAACAAAAAGCCGCAGTAA
- the LOC128730379 gene encoding putative aminopeptidase W07G4.4, producing MDVDRYHPCQIEPVDEAAVLQASVPGYDTFCVIDYESAPKFVVHKIDELSKFDAAVTSVVSCFGCQTGKEAVRVVYSPVGELNDFDDVRRYAEAAAQALRRALSAGSKQPVLVLPGRTARFKHAPLVALLGALHELYVPLQLREDVPTKSHRIRKLGICCPADTQLAGEVVRTVYALEAGRFVARDIGGGDPERMAPPRVAEYVQQAFASGRVKVTIVDDPTRFEREYPLFQAVNRAAETVQRHRGRIIFLEYQPPKPARKTLILVGKGVTYDTGGADIKAGGIMAGMSRDKCGAAAVAGFMKVIEQRQPADVHAIGVLCMVRNSVGEECYVSDEMLTSRAGVRVRVGNTDAEGRMAMADALCQMKERVLAERLPDPHLYTIATLTGHAVLAVGNSAIVMDNGPARAAGHALELQQAGEDVGDPFEVSVLRREDFNFHKGKCYGEDVLQANNLPSSRTPRGHQGPAAFLMMATGLDKCGLNSSQPIKYSHLDIAGSAGDVPDTPTGSPILALVRTHLN from the exons ATGGACGTCGATAG GTACCATCCGTGCCAAATCGAGCCGGTAGATGAAGCGGCTGTTCTGCAGGCTTCCGTTCCAGGCTACGATACGTTCTGCGTGATCGATTACGAAAGCGCTCCGAAGTTTGTGGTCCACAAGATCGACGAGCTGAGCAAGTTTGATGCGGCGGTCACTTCCGTGGTGAGCTGTTTCGGTTGCCAGACCGGTAAGGAAGCCGTCCGGGTCGTGTACAGCCCGGTTGGTGAGTTGAACGACTTCGACGACGTACGACGTTACGCGGAGGCAGCAGCTCAAGCCTTACGACGGGCTCTTAGCGCCGGTTCCAAGCAACCGGTGCTGGTTCTGCCCGGCCGAACCGCTCGATTTAAGCATGCACCGCTTGTGGCACTGCTGGGTGCTCTGCACGAGCTGTACGTGCCATTGCAGTTGCGTGAAGACGTCCCTACCAAGAGTCACCGGATCCGGAAGCTTGGTATCTGTTGTCCAGCGGACACCCAACTGGCTGGTGAGGTAGTGCGTACGGTCTACGCGCTGGAAGCTGGCCGATTTGTGGCCCGAGACATTGGAGGAGGTGATCCGGAGCGAATGGCACCACCTCGTGTGGCTGAATACGTCCAGCAGGCGTTTGCTTCCGGTCGTGTAAAGGTGACCATCGTTGACGATCCTACACGTTTCGAGCGGGAGTATCCGCTTTTCCAGGCGGTGAATCGTGCGGCCGAAACGGTCCAACGTCATCGCGGTCGAATCATCTTCCTGGAGTATCAACCACCAAAACCGGCCCGTAAAACGCTCATACTGGTCGGAAAGGGTGTCACGTACGATACTGGTGGTGCCGACATCAAGGCAGGAGGCATTATGGCGGGTATGAGCCGGGATAAGTGTGGTGCGGCGGCTGTAGCCGGGTTTATGAAGGTGATCGAACAACGGCAACCGGCTGATGTGCACGCGATCGGAGTGCTTTGTATGGTGCGCAACTCCGTCGGAGAGGAATGCTACGTGTCGGATGAGATGCTGACATCTCGGGCTGGAGTCCGTGTGCGTGTTGGTAATACTGACGCCGAAGGCCGTATGGCCATGGCGGATGCGCTGTGCCAGATGAAGGAGCGTGTCCTGGCTGAGCGGCTACCCGATCCGCATCTCTACACAATTGCTACGCTCACAGGACACGCCGTACTAGCTGTTGGAAACAGCGCCATCGTGATGGACAATGGTCCGGCTCGGGCTGCTGGCCACGCGTTGGAGTTGCAGCAAGCCGGCGAGGATGTTGGGGATCCGTTTGAGGTGTCGGTCTTGCGACGGGAGGATTTCAACTTCCACAAGGGCAAATGCTACGGCGAGGATGTCCTGCAGGCGAACAATCTTCCGTCCAGCCGGACGCCGCGTGGACACCAG GGACCGGCCGCATTCTTGATGATGGCCACCGGCTTGGACAAGTGCGGACTCAACTCGTCCCAGCCGATCAAGTATTCGCATCTGGACATTGCTGGTAGTGCTGGGGATGTACCGGATACTCCGACCGGATCACCCATCCTGGCGCTGGTTCGCACTCACCTGAACTAA
- the LOC128730363 gene encoding T-complex protein 1 subunit zeta, with product MASISMLNPKAEFARAAHALAINITAAKGIQDVMKTNLGPKGTMKMLVSGAGDIKITKDGNILLHEMQIKHPTASLIARASTAQDDVTGDGTTSIVLIIGELLKQADLYIGDGLHPRIVADGFDQARLQALDILERIAHPIVVNRENLLNVARTALRTKVHPVLADLLTDVCVDAVLAIRTEDKPVDLHMVELMEMQHKSANDTQLVKGIVMDHGARHPDMPKRVENAYILTCNVSMEYEKSEINSGFFYKTAGEREKFVLAEREFIEDRVKKVIELKRKVCDGTDKTFVVINQKGIDPMSLDMLAKEGIVALRRAKRRNMERLALACGGLAMNSFDNMDESCLGFAGLVYEHVLGENKYTFVEDCKNPMSVTILMKGPNKHSLAQIKDAIRDGLRSINNAIEDKKLVPGAGAFEVRVHNKLREYAKTVKGKTRLAIQAYADAMLVVPKILAVNSGYDAQETIVRLQEEDLLNEDPIGLDLSTGEPMKPVDLGIFDNYIVKKQMLNSSTIIAVNILLVDEIMRAGMSSLKG from the exons ATGGCCTCCATTAGCATGCTGAATCCGAAGGCTGAGTTCGCCCGTGCGGCTCACGCATTAGCAATTAACATCACTGCCGCAAAGGGCATTCAAGATGTTATGAAGACCAACCTCGGCCCGAAGGGAACGATGAAAAT GTTGGTTTCGGGAGCCGGCGACATCAAAATCACCAAGGACGGCAACATTCTGCTGCATGAGATGCAAATCAAGCATCCCACTGCCTCGCTGATCGCCCGCGCCAGTACCGCCCAAGATGACGTGACCGGAGACGGAACTACTTCAATCGTGCTGATCATCGGCGAGCTTTTGAAGCAGGCCGATCTGTACATCGGGGACGGTCTGCATCCCCGCATCGTCGCCGATGGGTTCGACCAGGCCCGCCTACAGGCGCTGGACATTCTGGAACGGATCGCGCACCCAATCGTGGTAAACCGGGAGAATCTGCTGAACGTCGCACGTACTGCCTTGCGAACCAAGGTGCACCCGGTGCTGGCCGATCTGCTGACGGACGTGTGTGTGGATGCGGTGCTGGCCATCCGCACCGAAGACAAGCCGGTCGATCTGCACATGGTGGAGCTGATGGAGATGCAACACAAATCGGCCAATGACACGCAGCTCGTGAAAGGTATTGTCATGGATCACGGAGCGCGCCATCCCGACATGCCGAAGCGCGTCGAGAACGCGTACATTCTAACGTGCAACGTGTCGATGGAGTACGAAAAGTCGGAGATTAATTCTGGGTTCTTCTACAAGACGGCTGGAGAGCGCGAGAAGTTCGTGTTGGCCGAGCGCGAGTTCATTGAGGACCGCGTGAAGAAGGTGATCGAGCTGAAGCGCAAGGTGTGCGATGGTACGGACAAGACCTTTGTCGTCATCAACCAGAAAGGCATCGATCCGATGTCGCTCGATATGCTGGCCAAGGAAGGCATCGTGGCGCTGCGCCGTGCGAAGCGACGCAACATGGAGCGTTTGGCACTGGCATGCGGTGGTCTCGCGATGAATTCGTTCGACAACATGGATGAATCGTGCCTGGGCTTCGCGGGACTTGTCTACGAGCACGTGCTCGGTGAAAACAAGTACACGTTCGTGGAGGACTGCAAGAACCCGATGTCCGTGACGATCCTCATGAAGGGCCCGAACAAGCACTCGTTGGCGCAGATCAAGGACGCCATCCGCGACGGTCTGCGTTCGATCAACAACGCTATCGAGGATAAGAAGCTGGTGCCGGGAGCGGGCGCCTTTGAGGTGCGCGTACACAATAAGCTGCGCGAGTACGCGAAGACCGTGAAGGGAAAGACCCGGCTCGCAATTCAAGCATACGCTGACGCTATGCTCGTGGTGCCGAAGATTCTGGCCGTCAACAGCGGATATGATGCGCAGGAAACGATTGTACGACTGCAGGAGGAGGATTTGTTGAATGAGGACCCGATCGGACTGGATCTTTCTACTGGGGAACCGATGAAGCCGGTCGATCTGGGCATTTTCGATAACTACATCGTGAAGAAGCAGATGCTCAATTCCTCCACCATCATCGCCGTTAACATCCTGCTCGTGGACGAGATCATGCGCGCCGGCATGAGCAGCCTTAAGGGTTAA
- the LOC128732302 gene encoding protein BCCIP homolog: MTSKKMKVEAEDDEDRRMDTKSGSEDSSDEENDEAYEGDEGITVDFEGRNPIDTDLDGIKQMLGQLFVKAHIDLTEMAGVIVAQNYVGSVLKQAYNDADDDDEDEDTDMGDPCQVVFGITTVINLANKQELPSVRQLKKMIFEKAEKYATELAIQQFREALESGTKTTGLLLNERFINIPAAVSVPMCENLLSEMERARTKGMPYTFDYYLMFVKYYQQAAAVDKAAEVIYTNDEEEYFIKDSCASFDYSVQKETTTALAGQWQKKDEELQPFRKVLLIEASKLPGIVATIKNLVSSVANK; encoded by the exons ATGACCAGTAAAAAGATGAAAGTTGAAGCAGAGGATGACGAGGATCGCCGGATGGACACGAAAAGTGGAAGCGAGGATTCCAGCGACGAAGAAAACGATGAAGCGTACGAGGGTGATGAA GGGATCACCGTAGACTTTGAAGGGAGAAACCCTATCGATACGGATCTGGATGGCATTAAACAAATGCTGGGACAGCTCTTCGTGAAGGCGCATATCGATCTCACCGAAATGGCGGGAGTTATCGTAG CGCAAAATTACGTCGGTAGTGTGCTAAAGCAAGCATACAATGATGCagatgacgacgatgaagacgaAGATACCGATATGGGTGATCCTTGTCAGGTGGTGTTTGGCATAACGACGGTAATCAACCTAGCGAACAAGCAGGAACTTCCATCGGTTCGCCAGCTGAAGAAAATGATTTTCGAGAAGGCGGAAAAATACGCCACAGAGCTGGCCATCCAGCAATTCCGCGAAGCTCTCGAGAGCGGCACCAAAACCACGGGACTGTTACTGAACGAGCGCTTTATCAACATTCCCGCTGCCGTTTCTGTACCGATGTGTGAGAATCTTCTCTCCGAAATGGAGCGTGCCCGCACGAAGGGCATGCCGTACACCTTCGACTACTACTTGATGTTCGTGAAATACTATCAGCAAGCGGCCGCCGTTGATAAAGCCGCTGAAGTAATTTACACCAACGATGAGGAGGAGTACTTTATCAAGGATTCGTGTGCGAGCTTTGACTATTCCGTTCAAAAAGAGACTACCACCGCCCTTGCCGGGCAATGgcagaaaaaggacgaagagcTGCAACCATTCCGCAAGGTGCTGCTGATCGAGGCAAGCAAACTACCCGGCATTGTTGCTACTATCAAGAATCTGGTGTCTTCGGTCGCTAACAAATAA